GAGGGTATAAAGACTCAAGGTTATGTTGTCACTAATAGTTACAATTGGTTATCTAACAAGACTGTTaaaatctgccttttttctGGAGTAGTTTCCTGTCCCATAAGGACAGCTTCAGGTGTTTGAACAAGGCAGGTTGGACTCTTCTTGACAGATTGCGATTATCTATCATAGTTTTGCAGATACGATCGGTAACTTCCATATTTGATTCCAAAATGAGAATGTTTTTTGACTTCAACTATGTAGAAAGATAAATCCCTGTGGAGGCGCTAGAAGGATCCTTCTGGTGTGATAACCAAAACATAATGAGTGCtgggtttcttttgtttgttctcTTCTGTTTGCCATGTAGTACAAGCTACTTCAGTCAAGTTTGACCTTGTATTATGTTAAGTGTAAAATAAGCggataattaaagaaaattactggGGAAGGGTTGACAATTTGTGCTGGTGAACATTGTACGCTTGGGTCTTTCAGTTCAGTACTTCCAACTACTCACTAACTCTGTCTGGAATTACTTCATTGTTGTGAAAACCAGTGCAAATTACCCTAAAGACACATTGGCGAACCTTTAgttctttctcctttgcttgTTCAGAGCTCTGGAACATTGCCAAGATTGATATGAATAGGAAGAGTGACTTAGCTATTTCTAGAATTCTCAAAGCAGAGCAGTTGTACAAATGTGGAACGCtaatttagcaaaaaaaaaaggacatagTATAGCAGTCTGCAAATGCTCTGAAAGAGCTTGTAActtaaaagagaaggaaacctACCAGCACCTGATAGCTTGTAGGATTTGTTGCAGTCATGTTTTAGCTATGCAGAACAATGAGCCAAATGAGTTCAATCTAGCAACCCTGACTGAAATGTGAACTACTTGGAGCTCCTATCCAAATAGGTGATGTGATCTAAATTGAACTCTAGCTTGATAGCTTCTTTTTCtaggagaaattatttttgtaggcCTGTGACTTAAGCCTTTGATATGTttgtgtgttttgggtttttttctttctcacaatTGTTTCTCTGCTCTCTACTTCCCAGTTCTTCCGTGTGCTGAATGGTTACTCCCTCCAGCACAAGCTGCTGCTTACAGGAACTCCCCTGCAGAACAACCTGGAAGAACTGTTCCACCTGCTGAACTTCCTAACACCAGAGAGATTCCAGTATGTCTTGCAGTGCAAGTCAGCCTGCCTGTCTTGTCACTTCTATCCCCTTCCTCATTTAATttgctctcttttcctttgtggcTTTTGCTGAGcatctttttctctgcagtaaCTTGGAGGGCTTCCTAGAAGAGTTTGCAGATATTGCCAAGGAAGATCAGATCAAGAAGCTGCACGACATGCTGGGCCCACACATGCTGAGGCGTCTCAAAGCTGATGTCTTCAAGAACATGCCATCTAAGACTGAACTCATTGTCAGAGTGGAGTTGAGCCCTATGCAGAAGTGAGTGTGCAAATGAAGGGAATACCTGCTGTTCATCTGCTGttgctctgttctgcttttttgAAGAGGGTGCTGAAACAGCCTCAGCTTCACCATAGGGCTTTCCACACAGTAGACAGGAGGAAGCTTTCCTGCTGCCACTATAGCAGaggaacaggggacaggacaagagggaatggcctcaagctccgccaggggaggtttaggctagacgttaggaaaaaattctttacagaaagggtcattgggcactggaacaggctgcccagggaggtggttgagtcaccttccctggaggtgtttaaggcacgggtggacgaggtgctgagggatatggtttagtgtttggtaggaacggttggactcggtgatccggtgggtctcttccaacctggttattctgtgattctgtgaggaaGCACTAAGCCTGTGCCCTGgtgtaaaggaaaaagagacaGTGAATGCTGCTGGCAAAGCCTAGGTAGCTGGCAGGTAATGCCAGGAGCTGGTAAGAGTTTAGCAAGAGTATGTTAGCCATCTggattggggcaatcccaagcacaaatacaggctggccgagaatcatagaatcaccaggttggaagagacccactggatcgtcgagtccaaccattcctatcaaacactaaaccattccccttagcacctcgtccccccatgccttaaacacctccagggaaggtgactcaaccacctccccgggcagcctgttccagttcccaatgaccctttctgtgaagaattttttcctaatgtggaTCCATTTTCCTaaaatggattgggagcagccctgaggagaagaatttcggggtgctggtggatgagaagctcaacaggagctggCAACATGTccttgcagctcagaaggccaacggtgtcctgggttgcatcaaaagcagagcaaccagcagggtgagggaggggattctgcctctctactctgctcttgtgagacctcacctggagtcctgtgttcacttttggagtcctcagcacaggaaggacatggagctgttgggattGAGTGTTCaaggaggagttcaaggccgggttggacgaggctttgagcagcctgatccactgggaggtgtccctgcccttggcatggcatgttggaactggatgggctgtaaggtcccttccaacccaaaccattctaggattgtCATGAGTGGTCtgagttgtatttttttttatgttttcaggaAGTACTATAAATACATTTTGACAAGAAACTTTGAAGCACTGAATGCGCGGGGTGGTGGTAACCAAGTCTCCTTGCTCAATGTTGTAATGGATCTGAAGAAGTGCTGTAACCACCCCTACCTCTTCCCAGTGGCTGCTATGGTATGTCCAGTCACTTATTCTGTATAAGCAATTTCCCTGGTGGCTGTTACCAGGGAGCCATTTAGTTTCCTAACGAATTATGGGGTGAGTTCGTCTTTCTCTCATTCAATGTTTTTCATCATGTCTTCATGCAGACTAAATGTGATGGAAggtctttccttttccagtatCTTTTTATGACAAGTAGGAGCTATCTTGTGATTCATGCAATATGGTGAAGACAGTAAGAGTAGGGACTAAGTAAGAAGGAGGAAGGCATCTAAGATTCAAATTGCAAGAGAAGAGACACGGAGTAGCACTGGTATTTTGTGTAAATAAGTGCTACATGTTGTGGTTGTGCCAAGCTAAATGATCACATGTGAGTCTGCATCAAATGAACACAGCTAGGGACTAAGACCAAGCCACATCTCTTCAAGCTGTTATCTTGCTCCACCCCAGTcctgattccttttcttttctcttctcaggAAGCTCCAAAAATGCCAAATGGCATGTACGATGGTAGTGCACTTATTCGAGCCTCTGGAAAGCTGTTACTTCTCCAGAAGATGTTAAAGAACCTTAAGGAAGGGGGTCACAGGGTGCTTATATTCTCTCAGGTACATGGGGAAAAACCTTAAGGCTGGGGATTCTTTGTCTCAGAAAGGACCGTGTTGATCTGGTATCCCCTTGTTCCTCACtcttttgtggtgttttttctgATGTGTAGATGACTAAAATGTTAGACCTTCTAGAAGACTTTTTGGAACATGAAGGGTACAAGTATGAGCGGATTGATGGAGGAATCACAGGGAACATGCGTCAGGAGGCTATTGATCGCTTCAATGGTATGGAATCTcctactttctttgcaaaatgaaaactgttGCCTTTTATGTCCTTAGCGGTCAACACAGAATTGTTGTGGGCCAAGTCTTCCATTGCTCTCCTGTAGTCTTAAATTAATGGTGAATTCCTCCTGGAGGATGTGGGTCAGATACAAATCCTTGTTTGAGTAACACACCCCCCTTTGATTACTTTTGTTCTCTCCTTTTATCTAAGCTCCTGGTGCTCAGCagttttgcttcctgctttcaaCTCGAGCTGGGGGTCTTGGTATTAACTTGGCCACAGCAGATACTGTGATTATCTATGATTCAGACTGGAACCCCCACAATGATATCCAGGTGAGTCTGAATGAGGCTTCTCACGATGGAGTAATCCCAAGGAAGAGGGGAAATGAAACCATTGGGTGGAGTGAAGGAATGTGAGACTTCCCCTCTAGAAATATGCAAAAACAGAGTAGTGAGGATGGGTAGAGATGGGAAGTGAAGTAGCAGAGGGTTCTTCCAGGGCCCAGCCTTCGCTAATGTTAAGAGCCAGCATGAAGGCAACTGGGAAACTTGTGGAGGTAGGCGGGGTGTATCAGACTACTACTTGTGTAGCTCTAGACTGTTCTGAGCACATCTCTTTTCTAGGCCTTCAGTCGTGCACACAGAATTGGACAGAACAAGAAAGTGATGATATACCGCTTTGTGACAAGGGCCTCAGTGGAGGAGCGTATcactcaggtggccaagaagaaaATGATGCTAACTCATCTGGTAGTGAGACCAGGGTTGGGCTCCAAGACAGGCTCCATGTCCAAACAGGAACTTGATGACATTCTCAAATTTGGCACTGAAGAGCTCTTCAAGGATGAGGCTACTGAGGGGGGTGAGTGCCTGGTAGCAGAATTGAAGGAGGTGGGGAAGTCTGGCTCCTTACTCAGTGAGCGGCTGTAGGTACAGTGCTGATTATAGCTCTACAGAGAGGTCTAGGGTGGCATTTGCTTTATTAGTCCCTTGAGATCCACTCAGCAACTGTGCCTGTGCTCTTCCCTCAGGGGATAACAAAGAAGGTGAGGACAGCAGTGTCATCCACTATGATGATAAAGCAATTGAACGTCTTTTGGATCGGAACCAGGATGaaacagaagatacagaacTTCAGGGCATGAATGAGTATCTCAGCTCCTTCAAGGTGGCCCAGTATGTAGTTCGTGAAGAGGAGATGGGGGTGAGTGTGAAGTGGACGTCAGCTCCTGTCTTCTACTGAATGATGTAGGGATTAAGCTCTGCTTTTAAGGGTGAGCAGGCACATATCTGCTCAGAGAGGTTGAGATTTGGAACATAGGGCTTTAAATTTGTTGTCTctggcaggaggaagaggaggttgaACGGGAGATCATTAAGCAGGAAGAATCAGTGGATCCCGATTACTGGGAAAAGCTGCTGCGTCATCATTATGAACAGCAACAGGAAGATCTTGCTAGGAATCTGGGCAAGGGCAAACGTATCCGCAAGCAAGTTAACTACAATGATGGCTCACAGGAAGATAGAGGTACAAATCCACAGAAACCTGAGGGAGAAATGGGTGTAAGTATATCTTGCTGGGAAGTAATGGAGTAGCGTCTCAGGCTCAcgtactgtttttctttcagactgGCAGGATGACCAGTCAGATAATCAGTCAGACTATTCAGTTGCATCTGAAGAAGGAGACGAGGACTTTGATGAGAGATCTGAAGGTAAGTTCTGGGGAAGCCAGAGCTCCTGGGTCACTTTCTCTGAGTGTGGGAACAGCTGTGACTTGATTTGGGCGATTTATACACTTCGTGGTGCTGTTCTGCAGGGGAAATACTCACACAAAATGCTGTGCATTGTACCTCACATTTGGCTGCATTTCTCTCTCCAGCAGCCCGTCGGCCTAGCCGCAAAGGCCTGAGGAATGATAAGGACAAGCCTCTGCCTCCCTTACTTGCCCGTGTGGGAGGGAACATTGAAGTAAGTAGTACCAGAGTAGGAGTTTGCATCCTAGCTGCTTCTGTATGGCTCTTGCCATATCTGTCTTCTCCATTCTAGGTCTTGGGTTTCAATGCCCGCCAGCGGAAAGCCTTTCTCAATGCTATCATGCGCTATGGAATGCCACCTCAGGATGCCTTCACCACTCAGTGGCTTGTTCGGGACCTCCGTGGCAAGTCAGAGAAAGAGTTCAAGTGAGTTTGCATTAGTCAGAGGTTTGAAGACTGGCAACATCCAGCCCTTTTGGGGAAGAATGAGAGTTGAGCCTTTTCTGGCCTTTCCTTAGGGACTACGTTTCCTTAATGTGTTAGTTGATTCCTTGCAGTGGAACAAAGCTGGGAGAGAGTAGTTCctggttttcttccttgaaCTCGACTCACGAGTCACCAAAAGAAAATGCTCTTAGAGGAGTAGCATGGCCCAGCAGGCACGTAATGAATATTCTTCCCGAGTCGTTTTTGGGCTGATGCTTGTTTCTGGCTCAGGGCAGAGTCAACTGCCTCCTTCATGTATGTAGTAATTTTGTCAGGAAATTCTCCCTCAAAGGAGCCTGGAACCCCAGAACTTGTGTCACTGTGCGTTAGGAGTCTCGGGGTGATTTCCCTGATGCATTGGAAGGGGTCTGATAATGCATGTCTCCAGCTAACCCAGTTTATAGCCTCACTACTTGTCTCTTAACTGCTCTAGGGCCTATGTCTCATTGTTCATGCGCCATTTATGTGAGCCTGGAGCTGATGGTGCAGAAACCTTTGCAGATGGAGTCCCACGGGAAGGTCTTTCTCGACAGCATGTCCTTACTCGCATTGGGGTCATGTCACTTATACGCAAAAAGGTAGGTGCCTATCAAAGACTTCCCTCTCCTTGTAGTCGTTGAGGTTCTGCGCTAGTGAGTTACCTCTCCTTTCTCACCTATTTGTGCCATGTTGAGTGGTCTCTCTTCTGGTTTGAGGTTGAGCTTTGTATGACTCCTGCAATGGTACATCTTTCCCTTTCATGCAGGTGCAGGAATTTGAGCATGTGAATGGCCGTTGGAGTATGCCAGAACTGGCAGAGatagaggaaaacaagaaactTTCACAGCCAAGCTCACCCTCTCCCAAAACTCCAACCCCTTCGACACCAGGGGATACACAGCCAAATACGCCTGCCCCTATCCCTCTACCTGGTGAGAGCTCTTTTCTGGTGCAGTCCTGCGTCCTGACCTCATCCTGGCTGTTCCCCTCACCAGACCTGTGGTGCTGGGGTCTGGAGGTGGACGCAGATCAACTTGCCTCTCATGTTAGGAGGGCCGTCAAAGACATGCGCAAGCCCTTAAAGGCAAGAGAGCACATTAGCTTTCCTTGGATGAGCTGACATCAGTGTGAAGCCTTGCATTTGTAGTGGTCAGGAAAGGGAGGAGCGTCATCTTTAGTCTTGTTTTGATGGGCCTAATttctgggaggaaaagaaatgtctgCTTGGTAACAGTGACAGGAGGACTTTACTGATGGCTTCTCTTCTTCTGTCTGCTGTGCTGAATACACAGAGGATGGAGTAAAAGTAGAAGAAGGAGCCCCTGCTAAGGAACAAGGAGAGTCATCTGAACCAGAGAAAGAGCTCAGCGCACCTGCTACTGAAACAGAGGTCCCTATGGAGGTGAGTGTTGGGTTGCTCTTTTGTCTTGTGCAGTTGCAAATGTCTAATTCTGCTCCACTCCTCTGTGGTGTTTGGATGCTGAACTCGGAGGTGAGTTCTTGGAATGGTACTTAAAGATGGTTCCCAAGTCCTCAGAATTGGCCTGAGAGTTTTGTGCATCTTTCTGTTTGAAACTGCTGTCACTGTTTCCTGTTTCCATGCACTGCTTTGCCTCACTCTTCATTGACTTCTGTCCTCAGCAGTGTGCGCAGCCTGTGGAGACACCGCCACAGGAAGCAAAATCCCCAGTGAACCCCacagaagcagatgaaaaaaaaggagaggattCGGAGGTGAAGGAAAGAACAGATGAGCCAATGGAAGTAGAAAGCAAAGGTATCTCTAGGGAGATTTAATACTTTAAACAACAATAAACACCCCCTTACCCTCAAACAGTATTGTTCTAAAGCTTGCATCTTCCTTGCTTCAGCACTTCACCCTAAGGAGACTGGTATTAATGTAGACAGTCCACTGGGCTATTCCAggacttcagggaaaaaaacaggaattAGGGAACAGTATAGGTTTCacaggctgaagaagaaaaccttGAGCTTGCCAGCTACATCTCATGTTGCCCTTCTCTCCTGCAGCTGATGTGGAGAAAGGGGAAGACAGAGCACCTATTGAGAATCCCCCTGAACCTCCTGTGATCACCCTGGACGAGAAAGGTGAGTCACGATAATTCCATTCTCTTCCCTAACCCGTATCCTGCAAGGATTTCCATGTGGGTCCACTTTGCTGTGGTGTCGGCcttgttctttttaattattttctgtgtgcGCAGATGAGAAAAAGGATGATGATAAGCGAGATGTGGTGATGCTGCAGAATGGAGAAATGCTGAAAGAGTCAGTAGATGAAAGGCACAAGAAGGCAGTAAAGCAACGCTTCATGTTCAACATAGCAGATGGTGGCTTCACTGGTATGAGAAGTCTTCGTATGCTTGAACTTGTTTGTGTCCCTGCTTGTGTTTGTGAAATGCCTTCCAACTGTCCTGCTGTCGCTTGCCTTTCCAGAACTACACTCCCTGTGGCAGAATGAAGAGCGGGCTGCAACTGTCACAAAGAAGACCTATGAGATCTGGCATCGGCGTCATGACTACTGGCTCCTTGCTGGAATTATCAAGTATCCTTACCCTGACAGACCACTTCCCTTCCCCTTGTATGTGAACTGTCACAGTGAAGGTGACTGTCATGGGTCTGACTGGAGCACATTAAGTGAGAATGCTTTGTCTTCTTTCACAGGAGTGAAAGTGATGGTGGGAGGAGGGGCTTCCTGCCAGCTTAGTTAATACTTAGCAGGGCATAGTtctcattccttttcctttgctcctgttcctcccctctctgcacccCCTCCTCCCACTCCCTCTTGAGAACTGTATCTGCCTGGGCTGTGTATTCCCTTGTTCTCACTGCCTTTGTTTGCCTGAGCTCATCCCATCTCAGTCATGGCTATGCCCGTTGGCAAGATATTCAGAATGATCCACGTTACGCCATCCTCAATGAACCCTTCAAGGGTGAGATGAACAGGGGTAACTTCCTGGAAATAAAGAATAAGTTCTTGGCAAGAAGATTTAAGGTAAGGATTTCCCTTCAGTATGGCAAATCCTTTCAGGCTGCTGGACCTCTAGGAAAAAGAGCTTGCTGTTCTGATTTTCTGCTAAAAGTGAAGCCTTCTGGAGTGGAGTGCCTTTCATTTCAGGGCGGAGCAGTAGCTCTGTGCTAGGAGCCCTTTACTCTAGAAATGCTGTTGAGCTTGATTCAGTGCTCTCTTTCCAAGTGGTTATTGAACAACTGATGTGCAGGAGGCTTAAGGTTCAGTTGTCTGCTTCTATCACAGCTTGTGCTTGGTGTGCCTGCTCGATGTACCAAAGCAGAACGCAGAAATGCTGTGTAACATTGGATTGCTGAAACAGTTGCCTTCGGTCTCTGCCTCAGCCACTTTGGGAGTGACTGTAGCTCGGTTCTGGGAGTGATTTAAGACTAATTCAGTGTAGTCTGGCTGATCAGTTCTGTAGTAACAGGATTCTGACTGCTTTCTCCAAATGTCCCCGATGTACTTAACTGTTCTTAAACTTCCTGTAAGTCACATGGGAATACTTCTCACTCAGGTTCAAAGAAGAAGCTCCATCCCCTTTTCTCCATAAGGTCTTTAAAAAGTATCTGTGGAGGAAGGAGAATCCGAGAGGATTTATTATAGTGTTCTATTTAACTAATTCTAGAGTAGTTTTCTAGTGTACCTGGCTTAGTTCAGTGGAGCCCTTAATTGTTTGAGGCTCTTCAGTCTTTACTGAATATAAACAGAAGCTAGTGGAAGTGTTTGAGgcattgggcagcctgatctagtgggaggcaggggggttggaactagatggtcttttaaggtcccttccaacccaaactattctgtgattctaaaggAGGTTGAGCTGTAGAATCTGACCTAATGAGACAGTCTCTCCTGATCCAGTTCTTCACTGCAGATGCAAAGAGGCAACTGCTAAAAGACTTGCTCTCATTACTGccccctcttgcagctcctgGAACAAGCACTGGTGATCGAGGAGCAGTTGCGGCGAGCTGCTTATTTGAATATGTCAGAAGACCCATCTCATCCATCTATGGCTCTGAACACACGTTTTGCAGAGGTGGAATGCCTGGCCGAGAGCCACCAGCACCTATCAAAGGAGTCAATGGCCGGGAATAAGCCAGCCAACGCTGTGCTGCACAAAGGTAACGTGCTGTGTTAAACAAGGGTGGGTATGTTTTTAGCACTGCTGTCCCCTCTGGTCTCTTCCCTGTCAggtttccctttcccctctgaaCAGAGGTCCATTTCCTTTCCAGTCTtgaagcagctggaggagctTTTGAGTGACATGAAGGCAGATGTGACTCGTTTGCCTGCTACCATTGCCCGTATCCCACCTGTGGCAGTGCGCCTCCAGATGTCAGAGCGCAACATCCTCAGCCGGCTGGCCAACCGCAGCAGTGAGCCCCCTCCGCCGCCACCTCCCCAACAAGTACGTACCCTCTCTGGTCAGTAAGCGCTTACCTAGGGGGGATTGGGGGTTCTGTGGGGACAACACCCTGGGAAACCAGGGTCTGCTGCCCAGTGTTGAGTCTTGGATCATCTTCTCTCGCCCTACAGGTGGCCCAGCAGCAGTGAGTCCCTGGCCCAGTGCTGTTGACCTATCGGCCAAGCTGAAGTGacacccctccccaccccacccttTCACACTCTACTCCTCTGCCTGACATTCCTGACTGGGTGCTGTttccctccagggaagctgctgcgcAGGTCTCTGGGAGGAGAAGAAActccttcctctgcagccagCCCGCTGGAGCAAGGAGTGTGCTTAGGAAAGAGGGGGATGTATGATGGACTCTGTATATAGTGACTGGAGGCCGCAGCGCCATGTCTGTTACACGGAGAACCTGGCTGCAGTGCTCGCTGCCTCCACCTGGAATTCCAgtttttgtttctaattttattttgagtttgTTTACCGAGACGAGTGTGCAGGTGAGACCAAGCAAAAGCCAGGACAGAGACAAAGCTACCTCCATCAAGAttctttttaatacaaaaactGACCGGACTTGTCCACTAATAAGCAGCTTGaagacaacaaacaaaaaaaaaaaaaaaaagaaaaaaacagagcaaaacctTGGTAAAACTGATAAATAAAGtttccttgtattttattttgttgcttcTGTTTAACAGAAGAGGGGTGGAGTAAGG
This genomic window from Phaenicophaeus curvirostris isolate KB17595 chromosome 1, BPBGC_Pcur_1.0, whole genome shotgun sequence contains:
- the CHD4 gene encoding chromodomain-helicase-DNA-binding protein 4 isoform X2 — encoded protein: MASGIGSPSPCSGGSDDDDMEILLNNAIPPHPGLLSLQGTQPEEEPEEELLSEAETPKIKKKKKPKKLKEPKVPKLSKRQKKELGDSSGEGNEFVEEEEEVLRSDSEGSDYTPGKKKKKKLGPKKEKKSKAKRKEEEEEEEEDDDSKEPKSSAQLLEDWGMEDIDHIFTEEDYRTLTNYKAFSQFVRPLIAAKNPKIAVSKMMMVLGAKWREFSTNNPFKGSSGASVAAAAAAAVAVVESMVTNVDAVLPQPPVDVPLRKAKTKEGKGPNARRKPKAGPRIPDIKKPKTKKVAPLKIKLGGFGSKRKRSSSEDDDLDVESDFDDASINSYSVSDGSTSRSSRCRKKLKAGKKKKKGEEDSTVAVDGYETDHQDYCEVCQQGGEIILCDTCPRAYHMVCLDPDMEKAPEGKWSCPHCEKEGIQWEAKEDNSEGEEILEDVVGDAEEEDDHHMEFCRVCKDGGELLCCDACPSSYHIHCLNPPLPEIPNGEWLCPRCTCPALKGKVQKILIWKWGQPPVGPPPPRPPDADPNAPPPKPLEGRPERQFFVKWQGMSYWHCSWVSELQLELHCQVMFRNYQRKNDMDEPPSGDFGGEEEKSRKRKNKDPKYAEMEERFYRYGIKPEWMMIHRILNHSVDKKGNVHYLIKWRDLPYDQASWESEDVDIQDYDLYKQAYWNHRELMRGEEGRPGKKLKKVKMRKLERPPETPTVDPTVKYDRQPEYLDVTGGTLHPYQLEGLNWLRFSWAQGTDTILADEMGLGKTVQTAVFLYSLYKEGHSKGPFLVSAPLSTIINWEREFEMWAPDMYVVTYVGDKDSRAIIRENEFTFEDNAIRGGKKASRMKKEAAVKFHVLLTSYELITIDMAILGSIDWACLIVDEAHRLKNNQSKFFRVLNGYSLQHKLLLTGTPLQNNLEELFHLLNFLTPERFHNLEGFLEEFADIAKEDQIKKLHDMLGPHMLRRLKADVFKNMPSKTELIVRVELSPMQKKYYKYILTRNFEALNARGGGNQVSLLNVVMDLKKCCNHPYLFPVAAMEAPKMPNGMYDGSALIRASGKLLLLQKMLKNLKEGGHRVLIFSQMTKMLDLLEDFLEHEGYKYERIDGGITGNMRQEAIDRFNAPGAQQFCFLLSTRAGGLGINLATADTVIIYDSDWNPHNDIQAFSRAHRIGQNKKVMIYRFVTRASVEERITQVAKKKMMLTHLVVRPGLGSKTGSMSKQELDDILKFGTEELFKDEATEGGDNKEGEDSSVIHYDDKAIERLLDRNQDETEDTELQGMNEYLSSFKVAQYVVREEEMGEEEEVEREIIKQEESVDPDYWEKLLRHHYEQQQEDLARNLGKGKRIRKQVNYNDGSQEDRGSRTVFLSDWQDDQSDNQSDYSVASEEGDEDFDERSEAARRPSRKGLRNDKDKPLPPLLARVGGNIEVLGFNARQRKAFLNAIMRYGMPPQDAFTTQWLVRDLRGKSEKEFKAYVSLFMRHLCEPGADGAETFADGVPREGLSRQHVLTRIGVMSLIRKKVQEFEHVNGRWSMPELAEIEENKKLSQPSSPSPKTPTPSTPGDTQPNTPAPIPLPEDGVKVEEGAPAKEQGESSEPEKELSAPATETEVPMECAQPVETPPQEAKSPVNPTEADEKKGEDSEVKERTDEPMEVESKADVEKGEDRAPIENPPEPPVITLDEKDEKKDDDKRDVVMLQNGEMLKESVDERHKKAVKQRFMFNIADGGFTELHSLWQNEERAATVTKKTYEIWHRRHDYWLLAGIINHGYARWQDIQNDPRYAILNEPFKGEMNRGNFLEIKNKFLARRFKLLEQALVIEEQLRRAAYLNMSEDPSHPSMALNTRFAEVECLAESHQHLSKESMAGNKPANAVLHKVLKQLEELLSDMKADVTRLPATIARIPPVAVRLQMSERNILSRLANRSSEPPPPPPPQQVAQQQ
- the CHD4 gene encoding chromodomain-helicase-DNA-binding protein 4 isoform X1, with amino-acid sequence MASGIGSPSPCSGGSDDDDMEILLNNAIPPHPGLLSLQGTQPEEEPEEELLSEAETPKIKKKKKPKKLKEPKVPKLSKRQKKELGDSSGEGNEFVEEEEEVLRSDSEGSDYTPGKKKKKKLGPKKEKKSKAKRKEEEEEEEEDDDSKEPKSSAQLLEDWGMEDIDHIFTEEDYRTLTNYKAFSQFVRPLIAAKNPKIAVSKMMMVLGAKWREFSTNNPFKGSSGASVAAAAAAAVAVVESMVTNVDAVLPQPPVDVPLRKAKTKEGKGPNARRKPKAGPRIPDIKKPKTKKVAPLKIKLGGFGSKRKRSSSEDDDLDVESDFDDASINSYSVSDGSTSRSSRCRKKLKAGKKKKKGEEDSTVAVDGYETDHQDYCEVCQQGGEIILCDTCPRAYHMVCLDPDMEKAPEGKWSCPHCEKEGIQWEAKEDNSEGEEILEDVVGDAEEEDDHHMEFCRVCKDGGELLCCDACPSSYHIHCLNPPLPEIPNGEWLCPRCTCPALKGKVQKILIWKWGQPPVGPPPPRPPDADPNAPPPKPLEGRPERQFFVKWQGMSYWHCSWVSELQLELHCQVMFRNYQRKNDMDEPPSGDFGGEEEKSRKRKNKDPKYAEMEERFYRYGIKPEWMMIHRILNHSVDKKGNVHYLIKWRDLPYDQASWESEDVDIQDYDLYKQAYWNHRELMRGEEGRPGKKLKKVKMRKLERPPETPTVDPTVKYDRQPEYLDVTGGTLHPYQLEGLNWLRFSWAQGTDTILADEMGLGKTVQTAVFLYSLYKEGHSKGPFLVSAPLSTIINWEREFEMWAPDMYVVTYVGDKDSRAIIRENEFTFEDNAIRGGKKASRMKKEAAVKFHVLLTSYELITIDMAILGSIDWACLIVDEAHRLKNNQSKFFRVLNGYSLQHKLLLTGTPLQNNLEELFHLLNFLTPERFHNLEGFLEEFADIAKEDQIKKLHDMLGPHMLRRLKADVFKNMPSKTELIVRVELSPMQKKYYKYILTRNFEALNARGGGNQVSLLNVVMDLKKCCNHPYLFPVAAMEAPKMPNGMYDGSALIRASGKLLLLQKMLKNLKEGGHRVLIFSQMTKMLDLLEDFLEHEGYKYERIDGGITGNMRQEAIDRFNAPGAQQFCFLLSTRAGGLGINLATADTVIIYDSDWNPHNDIQAFSRAHRIGQNKKVMIYRFVTRASVEERITQVAKKKMMLTHLVVRPGLGSKTGSMSKQELDDILKFGTEELFKDEATEGGDNKEGEDSSVIHYDDKAIERLLDRNQDETEDTELQGMNEYLSSFKVAQYVVREEEMGEEEEVEREIIKQEESVDPDYWEKLLRHHYEQQQEDLARNLGKGKRIRKQVNYNDGSQEDRGSRTVFLSDWQDDQSDNQSDYSVASEEGDEDFDERSEAARRPSRKGLRNDKDKPLPPLLARVGGNIEVLGFNARQRKAFLNAIMRYGMPPQDAFTTQWLVRDLRGKSEKEFKAYVSLFMRHLCEPGADGAETFADGVPREGLSRQHVLTRIGVMSLIRKKVQEFEHVNGRWSMPELAEIEENKKLSQPSSPSPKTPTPSTPGDTQPNTPAPIPLPEDGVKVEEGAPAKEQGESSEPEKELSAPATETEVPMEQCAQPVETPPQEAKSPVNPTEADEKKGEDSEVKERTDEPMEVESKADVEKGEDRAPIENPPEPPVITLDEKDEKKDDDKRDVVMLQNGEMLKESVDERHKKAVKQRFMFNIADGGFTELHSLWQNEERAATVTKKTYEIWHRRHDYWLLAGIINHGYARWQDIQNDPRYAILNEPFKGEMNRGNFLEIKNKFLARRFKLLEQALVIEEQLRRAAYLNMSEDPSHPSMALNTRFAEVECLAESHQHLSKESMAGNKPANAVLHKVLKQLEELLSDMKADVTRLPATIARIPPVAVRLQMSERNILSRLANRSSEPPPPPPPQQVAQQQ